A part of Candidatus Magasanikbacteria bacterium RIFOXYB2_FULL_38_10 genomic DNA contains:
- a CDS encoding cell division/cell wall cluster transcriptional repressor MraZ, translated as MFIGEFHHAVDDKSRLAIPVKFRLELKDGAVITRGLDSCLFVFSKKEWKNLAEKITALPLSQANSRAFARLMLSGAMDVKMDKQGRVIVPDYLNKYAGLKKQVVVTGLYSRLEVWDEEAWEKYKQNTEKQSEEIAERMGELGI; from the coding sequence ATGTTTATTGGGGAATTTCATCACGCAGTAGATGATAAATCACGGCTGGCTATTCCCGTGAAATTTAGGTTGGAATTAAAAGATGGAGCTGTTATCACGCGCGGACTTGATAGTTGTTTGTTTGTTTTTTCTAAAAAAGAATGGAAGAATCTTGCAGAAAAAATTACCGCTTTGCCCTTAAGCCAAGCTAATAGCAGAGCGTTTGCCAGGCTTATGCTTTCGGGTGCTATGGATGTAAAAATGGATAAACAAGGCCGAGTGATTGTTCCAGACTATTTAAACAAATACGCCGGATTAAAAAAGCAAGTGGTGGTGACTGGTTTGTACAGCCGTTTAGAAGTTTGGGACGAAGAAGCCTGGGAAAAATATAAACAAAATACAGAAAAACAAAGTGAAGAAATTGCCGAAAGAATGGGGGAACTAGGAATTTAA
- a CDS encoding 16S rRNA (cytosine(1402)-N(4))-methyltransferase codes for MHITVLLQEAVEGLNLKDGDKAVDCTLGDGGHSAEILKKIGQSGKLLSIDVDEENFARAREKFKTAILVNDNFVHLKNILTSHNFTSVQGILLDLGWSTTQFEESGRGFSFQRQDEPLDMRLGGESITAAEILNTWSEEEIGRILRIYGEEKKWRFWAEQIVERRKKKKFAIVGDLLELTGEEKKQNRLHPATKIFQALRIAVNDELKNLEETLPQALEALNSNGRLAVITFHSLEDRIVKNFFQKSALQGKIKIINKKPITASAEELKKNPRSRSAKLRIIEKI; via the coding sequence ATGCACATTACCGTTTTATTACAGGAAGCCGTAGAAGGATTAAATTTAAAAGACGGGGATAAGGCAGTGGATTGCACTTTGGGCGATGGCGGACACAGTGCGGAGATTTTAAAAAAAATAGGTCAATCAGGAAAACTTTTATCCATTGATGTAGATGAAGAAAATTTTGCGCGAGCCAGAGAAAAGTTTAAAACCGCAATTTTAGTTAATGATAATTTTGTTCATTTAAAGAATATTTTGACAAGTCATAATTTTACTTCAGTGCAAGGTATTTTACTTGATTTGGGTTGGTCAACCACGCAGTTTGAAGAATCAGGCCGAGGGTTTAGCTTTCAAAGACAAGATGAACCTTTGGATATGCGTTTGGGAGGAGAAAGTATTACAGCCGCGGAGATTTTAAACACCTGGTCAGAAGAGGAAATCGGCCGAATTTTAAGAATCTACGGTGAAGAAAAAAAATGGCGCTTTTGGGCAGAACAAATAGTAGAAAGAAGAAAAAAGAAAAAATTTGCCATAGTAGGGGATTTATTAGAACTTACAGGGGAGGAAAAAAAACAAAACCGCTTGCATCCCGCTACTAAAATTTTTCAAGCTTTGCGAATTGCCGTTAATGATGAATTGAAGAATTTAGAAGAAACTTTGCCGCAGGCCTTGGAGGCGCTTAATTCAAACGGCCGTCTAGCAGTGATTACCTTCCATTCTTTAGAAGACAGAATCGTTAAAAATTTTTTTCAGAAATCTGCTTTGCAGGGAAAAATAAAAATTATAAATAAAAAACCCATTACTGCCTCTGCCGAGGAGTTAAAAAAGAATCCTCGCAGTCGCAGTGCCAAACTAAGAATAATTGAGAAAATTTAG